The Rosa chinensis cultivar Old Blush chromosome 7, RchiOBHm-V2, whole genome shotgun sequence DNA segment TCTCTTCGTGAACGTAGCCATTCGGAAGTcaagcgaaaacccttaccaaaaggtttatgctaactgctcaaagcataagacctccagttacagaccgtattctcgcgcggactgtcgtggtctttctgaagaacaagtgactcaaagaTTTTCTCGTCATTCCCAATTACCCGATATGTCAACTGAACGGGAAGAGAATCACCCGGCCGCTACTGAGGGCCAGAGTGTCACTACTAATCAGGCCAGTGAGCCTGTTATCACTACCGCTGTCTCCAATACAGTGGAAAGGGGAGAAAGAAAGGCTTTCATTGCGAAGCATATCCCAGAGGGAGCGACCTCCGAGGTAaggttcgcgatcatcatggagaatattgaaaatcatcgcaagaagatagccGCTGATTTTGAAAGAGAAACCGCGAAAACAGACCAGCTCATACGCGAACTAGACCAGCACATTACCCGACATGCAGAAGATACTAAGCAACAAATCGTACAGTCAGAGAATGCAGTAAGGGCTCATGCCACAGGTATCGCTAGTGAGCAGAATCAGTCCCAGAAAGAAATCATGGAGGCTTTCACGAACCAAACTAAGCAGACTGCGTCAGATAtggcaggtcttcgcaaggatggcgCTAACCTCACAACCGAGGTGGCCATGCAGAGAGCCGAATTGAACCAGGCAAGAGAAGTGTTTAACAAagctttaggggatcctaaCGCTATCCTTGGCTCCCTTGGCCAGTCGTCTGGTTCGGGCAAGTACGTGCCGCCGAATCAGCGAGAGAAGGTTAGCAGCAATACCGCTACACCTTCCGCAACCGTTGCTGCTACACCACTGAAAAGTAAAGAGCAAGCTCTGGTTATCGGCAGCAGCAAAGAAAAAGCCACCTCGTCATGCGGACAGACCACCAGACAGAAGCATCAGGCATCAAAAGTTGGTGGAGCTTCGTCCGACTCTGCTACATTCGTTCAATACGACAGCGATGGGGCAGAAAACATATACCAAGAActgccaggaagctattatggGATTGACCAGGCTAGTAACCCGATTAAGATAACAGCCTTGGCAAAAGAGGCACCTATGCCAGCAGTGACTCTTCAGCAACCAGCTACAACCCGTGTTGTGCATGTAGGAGAAGGGTCGACAGCGACTGTAAACCAAGCAATACCCTTGCAAGCTGCTCGCCATACTGTGGCAAcgcttcctcctcctcccccgggcccagaatatgtaagacgggaagaggtagaggagatgatcaggctggctAATCTTAGGGCCCAAATGGATAGGGTCTacgagggacctttcccgccgcatataatgctcgcaccctttcccaggggttataaaaatatcatattttctactttttcaaggGAAGACACTGAAGATGCGGCAACCCAtttggccaggtttagggtgcaatgcggccagtaccagaatgatgatatcctcaaatgcaggatctttggcacttctctttcGGGAGCTGCCTttagatggttttccaagcttCGACCAGGAACAGTGGCGGATTGGCCCGCAATGGAAATGCTTTTCCGAGAAACCTTCGGAGCCATTGAACCTGAAgttgacttggcttctctcactcagatggcctAGCAGCCTACAGAATCCGCTGTGGCCTATCTTCAGATcttccaaattcagaaagccaagctgaacGTCATCCTGCCTGAGAAAGAGTTAGTCAAGCTGGCagtcaagggtttggaacctcGTCAGCGAAAGAAacaacatggcagcatgatccagtcaatgggagaactcatcatAGAGGTGGGCAGCTTtgaacatctcctcagagaaactgacgcaaggaagaatgtgtccaaagggacatatgtaccaggaaaacatcgcaccgtggcggccctgagctaccagccggctACTTATGACCCTTACTACCACCATCATCACAATGAAGAAGTGGTTCAGGAtgacgatgaggaagaggagaatgatataGCTGCTTATGAACTAACCGGGAGGAAGAATTCAGCCCTGAAGCAactgaaaatttccaaggaacctgtcaagctcaaatcgatggccttcaccaaacctgaattcgcgacgtatacatatgatgccaataagatgagatgatcgccgcgaagatggtgaagaccgactttggaccttttcctcgaccagaccagttgaaagggaagaagtactgcaaattccacaacttgtggaaTCACAATACCGCAgactgtgtgaagctcaaagaccagattcaggtatggcttaataatggcagtttgTAGGTGGAAGCTCTAGTAACGGCGGCAACGCTTGTAGACCTGAACCCTTTTCCTGACACTGGGATCAATATGGTCGATGTGAACTGGGCCAAGCAgaaccagaggaaaccaaccttgGATTTGAGTACAAAGGGACGAGAAGGAAAGTCTGCTGAGGATGAGACCCCTGCAAAGAAGAAAGCTAAACCAGTCGGTCAAGCCTCACCCGTGGTcctatgctcgcgatgcaaagaagagtgtggcatccaagtgtcacatgaagagctcgagcagacatttcgttTTGGCTCTTTCCCGCCCATCAAATGGGCCTTACCATCGCGAAACTATCAACCTTCTAgcccaagagaaaaagagaaaatggagtcaccaccatccccaaaggactcCAATTTGTTCAAGAAGCTGAGAGCGGCCGTGGTTGATTAGAAACAAGAGGAGAAGGCTACGAACAAGTGCAAAGACATTTTGACCAAGCCCTACATCCCGCCGGCGCCAGTcgccaccatcaaggaaggaaagtggtacaccagggaaaaggggaaggcagtggaaataAGCACTTCCAGGAAGAGAAAACTGCAGCGCAGGTTTGGGGAAGCCAAGCGAGCGCTAGAGGCTCTGgaccagggcctgatcaagccttcgcaattggtcaaatcacctgaacagtatcagaaggagatggaggcactAGCTGCTAAGCCATTAATGGCTCCCCGCAGCCTTCAAAAACAGGTGAGCTCAGCAACAGGGGCAtctaagcccagtgttttttgcaggatcactgAGGAGAGAACACCTCCGCTAGCTCGAAAGGAGAGTTCACCGAATCGGCGACCACATGTCAGGCGCAGGTTGTTTCTCGAAGAACCAGAAGCTAAATCCTCGGtttttgagagactggggggcaaggacaagacTACCGATACTTTACAGTGGAGACCAAAAAAGGTCCAGAGTGTAGTGGTCGCTCCCATAGCAAGGGAACCGAAGTCAGACTCCCCTAAGCAGGCTCCCGTGATACAGGAACACAAGCAGTGTGAGGTAAAAGGCCTCACAGAGGAGTCGTTGATGGACTATTTGGCTAAGCAATTCAACCCTGACACCCCTGTCAACGAACCCAAACTTAAactggaagatgacatggaggaGACAGATATGACTGACACGTCTTGCAACATGATTTACGTGCTCCCTGCTAGGTATGCACTATCGGTCGCAGCTCAGGACTGCGTAGAAGCTGAGGAAAGTAGTGCACAGCCCTTGCAGATCACATCGGCAATCACGACACCTATGGAAGAGGCTGTCTTTCTTGAAATGGAGGATACTCACAGcaaagaattcttcatgagcttcaccagACCAACCcctgctatggtccaacacatgagacctctatatataACAGCAGAAGTTGGCGGCACcaaagttagcaagatcatggttgatACCGGAGCTGCCGTTAATGTCATcactaccaggaccatgcacttgctcggaatcaagaaagagaaaatccagTCTACGTCCCTCACGCTCAAGAACTTCGCGGGAACTGTAACAAAGACCCTGGGATTACTTTTCTTACGCATCAAGGTTGGCCATgcagagggagtttatgctttctttgtgacagattgttatgcggcctacagtgctattctgggcagagactggatccaccAGAGTTACTGTGTTCCGTCAACCCTTCATCAGGAACTAATTATGTGGAACAAGGAGACAGATAAAGCTGAGGTGATCAAAgcggatcctcgtccattcccagtttccgcgaattatgtagatgccaggtactatttggagcctatcactccattgcaggtcagtggcatcgatgacaaaggccgccccacagggttgacggcctctgaattggcacaatgggggcttacgctcgcaaaagaaggcttggaaaggcctggccacgctgtgcccaaatccttaaatgattaatggattacgacctcccAGAGGAAGGggtagaggccttccactcgctgtACGAAATACTATCATCAtacttagtggaaaaagaggcctacaaTCGAGTCGTGACCTTAGAGGCCGTCAATGAAGAACTCTCTGATCCGGAACAAAAAGATGCGGTAGATATCCAGCTTGCTCCGGcagcgctggacgatacacctcctaaGGTCAGAGACCCTACCGAGAAGGTCAATCTTGGAACAacagatgagcctatggaagtggctatcagcgcTTATTTAGAGCCTGgtgagaaacagaggctcattggCTTATTACTAGAGTTCAAAGACTGTTTCGCAgagaagtatgaagacatgcccggcctgtcaccggacttggtttCCCATCAActgccaacactccctgacaagaggcctgtgaaatAAGAGCCACGAAGAATGAATTCAGAAACCCAAGTCTTTGTCAAGgaggaagtcgaaaaaatgcataaatcaggcattatcagggtagccaaatATAATCAGTGGCTGTCTAATATAGTAcctgttcgcaagaagaatggcaagatgagggtatgcgtagactacagagaccttaatatcgctacacctaaagatgtctaccccatgcaggtcgcggatatgttagtagacgCCGTAGCAGGACACgaattgttgtccttcatggacggaaccgcagggtatcaccagattccggtcgtaGAGGAAGGCAGGCATAAGACCGCATTCCGGTGTCCCGGGTTCGCgggcgtttttgaatatgtggttatgccttttggactgaagaatgctggagcaacgtatcagagagccatgaacctgatcttccatgacatcctgggaaagattttagaggtttacatcgATGACGTAGTTGTGAAGTCTCAGAAGAGAGGAGACCACATCACAGATCTCAGAAAGGTATTCGAGCGCATGCGGCAACACAAGCTCAGGATGAATCCCGCTAAatgcgtttttggagttcaagcaggagattttctaggattcattgtccatcagagaggaattgaggtccctgaagacAAGGCAAGCACAGTCATCAATGCATCTCCTCCGCGAACGAAAAAGGAATTGCAGCGtttgctgggtaagatcaactttctgagacgtttcatctctaactctgcaggtaaaatccagcccttctctcCATTGCTGAGGCTGCAGGGTCAGAACGAGTTTgtatgggagcctaaacatcaagaggctttcgacagaatcAAGGCCTACCTAGCGAGCCCACCAGTGCTTGTTCCCCCGAGAGCTGGATTTCCATTGAAGCTAtatatttcagcagctgaggcttccattggcagcctactcGCCCAGGATGATGAGGAAGGTGTGGAGCATGCCATTTtctacctcagtaggacacttaCAGATTACGAAACAAGGTATACTCCTATGGAAAAGCTGTGGCTTACATTGTATTTCTCAGCTTGCAAGATGcgacactacatgttatcctttactacttacATCATTGCTCAAACCGACCTGGTCAAATACATGTTGTCGCGACCTATTCTGAGAGGCCGCATCGGCAAGTGGGTACTGGCCCTGTCTGAATTCTCGCTACAATACGTTCCCCAGAAAGCAGTAAAGGgacaggccatcgcagactttctggcacatcaccaTATGATAGATATCCCCACAgtgaaggagttagagatagcgaccGCAACTACAACTCGACCAGATTTGGCGCGCATTCTAGAGTACGCCAtatggtatcaagccacagtctcctTGCAACCTTGGGTATTattttttgatggctcaagaactgAAACATTAGCAGGGGCAGGGATTGTTTTGGAGAACCCGGCgggcgatcgtttctcttactctttccaatTGGAGTTTAAGTGTACGAACAACCAAGCAGAGCATAaggcccttattattggcctGGAAGTCTTACTGGAATTGGGAGTAAGAGACGTTCAGGTACGTGGCGACTCTCTGCTCGGGATAAATCAGCTTCAAGAGAAATACAGGTGTGTAAGCTGTTTGCTCGTACCATATTTGAATCGCGCCATTGAGCTTCTAGATCAATTTGATGACGCAGATTTGGAGTACATCCCTCGCGAGCGCAATTTCGCGGCCAATAAACTCGCTCAATTGGCTACAGGcattacattgaagtatggGGTTCGCGAACGCATTCTGAAAGTCGAGTGCCGCACACTGCCTTCATGGCTAGCGCAGCCTGACCCTCCTGATGATCCGGTCGTCGCGGTCCTAGAGCCTATTGACGTCGACTGGCGCATTCCGTTGATCGATTACCTCAAACAACTAGACCCTACAGCAGACAGGAAGATTCACTTTCTTGCCTTAAACTACTTCCTCAGGGGTGACGAGCTGCGACGACGTGgggaagatggcatagacttccgGTGTGTCTATGGACGCGAAGCAAAGCGATTAATGCTCGAAGCACACACAGGAGTGTGCggagcccatcaagcgggaCCTAAGATACGTTGGCTCATCAGGAGACATGGTTATTactggcccagcattttgaaggacTGTATCACATTCGCCAAAGGATGCCAAGACTGTCAGGCACATGGTCCAGTCCAGCACATccccaatattcccatgcaacccattattaaaccttggcctgcacgAGGCTGGGCATtagacttgattgggatgattcaccccTACTCCTCTctccaacacaagttcatcatcgtggctactgatttcttcaccaagtgggtcgaagctgagcctttgaaagaggcttcaggtgccaccattcgccaaTTCATTTTTCATAACATCATCTGCAGGTTTGGGATCCCTGAAGTGCTTGTTTCCGACAGGGGAGCAGCATACATGGGAGGTGCGGTCGAGCAACTTGTCAACGAATTGGGCATCCAGTTCATCCACAGCACTCCATATTACTCTCAGTCCaacggtcaagcggaggccaataacaagattattattaccctgCTAAAGAAGATGTTGGTTGAACCTCGCCAGTGGCACGACACGTTGTATGAGACACTATGGGCTTATCGCACTTCTAAGAAGAATCCCACCGCTACAACGCCCTATGCACTaatgtttggccatgatgcaGTTTTACCCTAGGAACTCAACGTTCACTCCTTACGCGTACAAGATCAGCATCACTTgatcggtgaagattatgtccaggcaatgtggcaagaacacgaagaTATGAGCGAGCAACGCTTAGCGGCTTTGGATAATTTAGTGATGGAAAAACAGCGAATCGCCCGCGCTTATGATAAGAGGACGCGTGGCCGTAGTTACAAAGAGGGGGACCTTGTTTGGAAAGCTGTTTTGCCCTTTGGCGAGAAATTGaccggtcgcggtaaatggactccacgatgggaaggaccctttgttgTTCACCATATTATGGAGCGCGGAGCTTTTCACCTCAAATATTTGGATGGCGACATCCATCGCAATCCCATCAACGGGAGgttcctgaagaaatattaccctagtgtttgggagttcgagGATCCACCGGATCAACCTTCTTCCCAGACAGGGGGGCAACCATAGTCTTCATCGGCTCGCGTCATTTATCTCTATTCAGGCCTTTTCCTGTGGCCTTAGTCTCATGTATTTGCTTCACCAATGAACACcaggggggcaacactctatacaACTAAGGCcttattttataacaatttcaactttttgtttttgttgtaacTTTTTTGACAATGTGTGTTAAGAATATACATGATGGCCTATACATGAGGCcttattttataacaatttttcgcaacattcattcataaagtggctttccGGCCAAGAGCAGTACAAATCGAAATGGTTACATTCGCAATTATAAGGCCAAAAGTGGCTTAAAAAATCATAGGGATTGcagatcttctaagagtttCTGAATCTTGTGGCGACAAGGGGGCTGTGCTATGACCACTcgtactcttcctctcttcacccacacccctcctctgatctgagtcgcagctgctatcatctgtatcggaggaagagggaaggaaataatccatcacaACCCTTCCAGTTAGTTATCCTCCGGGATGAAGATGGTCTTCAGAGAGAGCGCGACTCACAGCCACATCTACCTCCAAGGGAAAAACAGAAGCCTGATAGTCAGACCCCAGAGGTAGGCTGCGAAAGAAGAACGATATGCCTCGAGTAGCCTTCTGCCCTTCTCCTTCCTGCTCCACACGCGAAATCTGAGGAGATGGATCCCTCAGAATCTGGTTCCACCGCGTTAGGAGCGCCGCGTGTTCTTCAGTCTAACTGAAACCGGTGAAACCCATCCGGATTTCCAGAGACCAAAGACATGcggctggacctgagattaggccataagacctacccaggttttgagattaagccataaggccTAGGAATTTgaggctaagggtgagatcgtGAGGAGAAAATGTCAGAAACTGAAGGATGAGAAGTAAGGCTTGCAAAACTATCTCTGGGAAAGCCATCTTTGCTTGTGTTTATCACTGCTCcaaagtacaggtatttatagggccaaTCTCAGTAGCCTCAACCGTACGATGGGCAGTTGAAGtattttcaacgccatcaataagagtgtcaatggaattgaatgctaggatctcggaaatgaaggtAATTGAAAACTCGTGGGAAGCGGGGCAGTCTTCAAGGAGGTAACTGCTCCATTtagagattatcttttcaaACAGTTTCAATAGCAATAAAGGCAAATTAAACTCTGAACTGCTTGAAAATTTGAGGATATATTTGAGCCaagcaaagtgggctaaatatttAAACTgttaataataatattgttcatacaaaatggACCTAACactagaggcctaaagttttcggccCGCATGAGTTAAAATAAGTAAATGTTCGTCCAAGCGAAAACTGGCATCGGCAGCGGCTCGCTCCGCCTGTCGGACCGCCTCGCAAGCTTGCGCTAGGTTTTGAGATAGTATTTCAGAGGCCGCTAGGGGTTGCTCCAGCAAGGGCTCCTCATGCTCAAATCGGGCCGTCAAAGCAGTCAATTGGGCCTGAAGATATTGGACTTGGGACCGGAGATGATTTTGCATGAGCCTCAAGTCTCTAACAAGGGCAGCCCTATCTCCTAGAAAGTCACGAGAGGAGTCCATTTGTTGAGCGAGGCCCTGATAGTGGGCCTGGGCTTGTCTAGCTTGCGCAGTCGCAGCCGCTCTTTCATTAAGCCACTGGGGAAGATTCTGTAGCAGTTCGTCTATCTCAATGAACTCGTTCTCAGTGATTGCGCACTCGCGACGAATAACCCTCAGATACTCCAGAGCCCTGACGGATGCGCCAGGCAGCAGGATATCAGGACTCAAAAGACGGTGAAGTCCGTCCTTggcttcatctataactccgGGAGGAGTCACCTCTAGTACGCAAGCTAGCCTTTCCAGTCTGGAAGGAGGTATTGGCAGTGGATTTAGGGCTGCAGCAGTAGGAGCTTCAAGAGGCTCCACAACAGGAACCGCTTCCAGCACCGGCTCGACGTTCACCTCTTCTCCTGCTTTAGGGGCATGGGGGGAAGGCTCTTGGTTAACTACATCTTCACCAGCTGGGTCAGCGGGATTGGCGCCAATTACTTCCACAACGACAGCTACTTCCCGGACAGGACCAAGATTCTGGTTTTAAGGAGAAATCATTAGAATGCCCAAAGAATAAGACAAGAATCAAGACATCTTGCTTGTTAAAGAGAAACGTACCTCTGCAGCCGGAGGCACGCGAAGGGTTGCTATCGGCACGGGTTCTTGAACCGCCTCACCAGGAATTGGGTCAGGCGCTATCTGTGCCAGGACAGGTGTGGCGTTTGGTTCCTCACGAGGTGCACCTGAAGGAGGCATTCTCTCTTCCACTTCAGGCGAGCTGTTATCTATAACCTGCACAGGGTTCGAGACCAATTGCATATTGTTTGCAACGCTGGCAGGAGGTGGAGGATTATTGGAACCAGTAGGCGCTTGGGTCTGTGAAGCAGATGTGCCTTCACTAGCAGCTGAGGGGCCTTCCCCAGTTTGTCTTGAGGACCTATGACGAACTTGCAAGCGAGGATTGTTATATGGTCGCATGGAATGAAAAGAAGATTCCAATATACACTTTTAGTTTCTCACCAGTCGATCGGCGATTGGTTCATCTTACGCCCATGGATCAGTTCGAGGGTCAGAACGACTGCGCTTGGGGGCCAAGATAGTGGCGATCTGCCGGGGTCAAAGGATTAGACTACTTGGAAagaaagcattttttttttaacaagaaAGTTCTTACCGTTTGCGGGTTATCATCGTCGGAAGAGGAATCTTCGACTTCAGGCTCCGTTATTACTGTTTTTTGCTTCCCGGATTGGCCAGTGGCTGGGGAAGCATTATCTGCGCGACTGCCAGAAGGTGGCACACTTCCCTGGTATAGCTAAGGTTGAGTTAAAAGGGAAGAGTGAAAGAAGGAATAAAGTATAAACCAAGATACTTACCTCTGGAGGGGGCTCGCGAATTACGATACCAGCTTGGGCATGACGCGGGGCTCGCGCCGGTTGCGGAGCCGGTTCAGGAGGAGGCGGAGAGTGTGCAGCGTCTTCAGGAAAGCGAGCAAGTAGCTCAATGTCGGCAGCATAGGGATATCTCTGTTCCCCAAAGATGGTCGCGAAGAGTTCGTCGTACCGTTGTCTCCAGCAGTTGACAGAAACTTCTGCCCACCATTCCTCGTATCCTTCTTCAGTCTCATCCACGGCATCGATGTCCTTAGCCCAATCAGGAAGATCAACCAGTGCAAGCATGCTTTGTACCGGCACAGGCCCAGAAGGGGGCCCAAATCTACGCCaagaggtgttgtagttccaggcatcatatagcgggaatggcactaattggacaaggccgaattggcgagcgaaatggttaggagcgtaaagctcataactaAGTTCTTCGGCAGCGATCCTAATGTTTGAACAGGAGATCGCGCGGCGAAAAGCCAAACTCGCGTGATCGCTGTAGCGAGGAGCGCCAGGGAGGAATCCGTTTTCAAGCGGAGCTGGGAATCTTCTACCCAGTACTAAGTCGCAGTAGGGCATCTCATGCAGAAGGTACAGATATGTGAAGCACTCGGAGTAAGGAGGAGATGAGTACCTCTCATCGCGGCTGAGccattgacccaagagttggtcAGCCGGTGGAAGCAGCGGGATGTCATCGCGAcgaaaatatggaaaataagtttgaatccagaagtcaaGAATCCAAAAAGGGCCAGAGATGCTAGTCTCGAAAGGATGCATGGTGGCCTGGTACAGAGTGCGATAAAGGGCGCCTAACACAGGTTGTCCGAGCCCGACACGGcagccgttgtagagggccgttgcgAGAAAATTCCAAGCACCAGTGGGCTTACAGGAAGAAGTACAGAAGATGAATTTACAGAGCCAGTACTCTAAGAAAGCAATTCCGCCGGTCGCATTGTGCTCCTGGCTGTAATAAGACAACCACCGTGGATAGGAGCCGCTGTGAGCACTGCGGCCGTTTTGGGCCATGGTTGAAGTGAAAGTGACAGAGTCGAATTGGCCAAGGTTGAAGTGAAAGTGACAGAGTCGAATTGGTCATGCAGATAAGGCTCGCCATCAATGGGTAGGCCAGTGATGGTGAGAATATCCAGTAAAGTGATACTCATTTGGCCGAATCGAAAATCAAAGGTGTTTGTGGCGGtgttccaaaaacagagaaaggcAGCGAGCGGTGGACGATTGCCACCGCGCGGAAGACGAAAACAGAGATCGATAGTGTGAGCGATACCTGCcgcgttccagcgagccagatctcgTGTTCGTGCTTCGCGATACCAGGAAAGCTCCGCCGCGCTGATAGAGGATGGCCAGTGCCCTATTTTTGCTCGATGATTCTGGGCACCCCAACTGTTGAAGTCCCCAGGAGTCCTTCAGAGGACTGGGATGGGCCGAAAAACGGGCAGGCCATAGAAGGCGATGGCATCAGCCGGAATAAAGTCTCGTGGCGCTGGGCCCAGTCCGACATGGTGGTTTGGGAACTGGAGGAGTAGGGGTCTCTGGATAGTGGTGTGGAGACGAATGCGGGCACCAATATTGGTTCCCCAAGAGTGGGCAACCTGTtcattcagttcttcttcttgatcgatgactatcttctttgggggagccatttctgggtttctgtgaGGAAGATGTTGGCAGTAAGAGGGTTTTTGGGTTTAGGAGActaaaagagtttctgatgtgataggtctgaagtggctgcgggtttaaataagaacttttgtgagggaaacgatacgacagaaaggCGTTTTCGCAAGCGAAATGACACAACCCTCATTAATGATATTGTTTCAAGCAATCGGCGTGTCATTTTAGCCCcattcaatcagttacatcttcgcgggcttgatttcggggcctggggggcaatgtttgagcccaaaagtaattttggcaatatcctttagtggatttagcacagtgggccgatacctgcggcccaaaaataagcctgcttgggtttgggttacagcttc contains these protein-coding regions:
- the LOC112178398 gene encoding uncharacterized protein LOC112178398, which encodes MDYDLPEEGVEAFHSLYEILSSYLVEKEAYNRVVTLEAVNEELSDPEQKDAVDIQLAPAALDDTPPKVRDPTEKVNLGTTDEPMEVAISAYLEPGEKQRLIGLLLEFKDCFAEKYEDMPGLSPDLVSHQLPTLPDKRPRGIEVPEDKASTVINASPPRTKKELQRLLGKIQPFSPLLRLQGQNEFVWEPKHQEAFDRIKAYLASPPVLVPPRAGFPLKLYISAAEASIGSLLAQDDEEGVEHAIFYLSRTLTDYETRYTPMEKLWLTLYFSACKMRHYMLSFTTYIIAQTDLVKYMLSRPILRGRIGKWVLALSEFSLQYVPQKAVKGQAIADFLAHHHMIDIPTVKELEIATATTTRPDLARILEYAIWYQATVSLQPWVLFFDGSRTETLAGAGIVLENPAGDRFSYSFQLEFKCTNNQAEHKALIIGLEVLLELGVRDVQVRGDSLLGINQLQEKYRCVSCLLVPYLNRAIELLDQFDDADLEYIPRERNFAANKLAQLATGITLKYGVRERILKVECRTLPSWLAQPDPPDDPVVAVLEPIDVDWRIPLIDYLKQLDPTADRKIHFLALNYFLRGDELRRRGEDGIDFRCVYGREAKRLMLEAHTGVCGAHQAGPKIRWLIRRHGYYWPSILKDCITFAKGCQDCQAHGPVQHIPNIPMQPIIKPWPARGWALDLIGMIHPYSSLQHKFGIPEVLVSDRGAAYMGGAVEQLVNELGIQFIHSTPYYSQSNGQAEANNKIIITLLKKMLVEPRQWHDTLYETLWAYRTSKKNPTATTPYALMFGHDAVLP